A window from bacterium encodes these proteins:
- a CDS encoding DEAD/DEAH box helicase, with protein MEIWLIDNDYLGVRFQFNQAIVDQIRALENRRWNHEKKRWEVHLIHLPDLIRIGSLHPSQIDPQIFHLYRKDWIQTNLRVKINHIYTTLSGASIPFNQIEAATSFRLSGSEYNPKYIEGVWDGKRHLFNKRTYQFPTGLLKKILKILDAHQINYLIVDERISSSPSLNLSFKSKENIRKYQLLAIQKALVAKRGIIEMATGSGKTMVAAGIIAELNRPTIFFVHTRELLYQIRDFFHHQFGIPIGQLGDGIINLLPITVATIQTSIRALGGEYHQFDEEDEDDKTDITANRDAIIQMIESYPVVFFDECHHIPSDTCYSIAMQTKRAEFRYGLSATPYRADGHDLLIEAALGEKIIKINASMLIDEKYLVPPRIYFIPVPSNNTNYKSFDYSTIYQNEIVHNKFRNKLIAKKARLLLNQGLSVLILVQQVEHGKLLLRLLPEATFVHGTIPMQKRNHIWNELRLKNINLVIATTLADEGLDVPNLNALILASGGRSETRALQRVGRVLRRCEDKEEAIIIDFLDSAPYLKEHSKNRWKIYLTEPKFSITVENEKNIMNVFTNKSGLIKQKKGLISHSR; from the coding sequence ATGGAAATTTGGTTGATTGATAATGATTATTTAGGGGTTCGATTTCAGTTTAATCAGGCTATCGTTGATCAGATTCGAGCTTTAGAAAACCGACGATGGAATCATGAAAAGAAACGTTGGGAAGTACATCTGATTCATCTTCCTGACCTGATACGAATTGGTTCACTTCATCCATCGCAGATAGACCCGCAGATATTTCATCTCTATCGGAAAGATTGGATTCAAACTAATTTGCGGGTAAAAATCAACCATATATATACCACACTATCTGGTGCATCAATTCCGTTTAATCAAATCGAAGCAGCAACCTCGTTTCGACTCAGTGGATCGGAATATAATCCGAAATATATAGAGGGTGTTTGGGATGGAAAACGGCATTTATTTAATAAACGAACCTACCAATTTCCAACCGGTCTACTAAAAAAAATATTAAAAATTCTTGACGCCCATCAAATCAACTACCTTATAGTCGACGAAAGAATCAGCAGTTCACCGAGTTTAAATTTATCTTTCAAATCAAAAGAGAATATTCGAAAATATCAACTTCTAGCAATTCAAAAAGCGCTCGTTGCTAAACGCGGAATCATTGAAATGGCAACCGGTTCTGGTAAAACTATGGTTGCTGCTGGTATCATAGCTGAATTAAACCGACCGACTATCTTTTTCGTTCACACGCGTGAATTACTGTATCAAATTCGGGATTTTTTCCACCATCAATTCGGCATACCTATTGGTCAACTGGGTGACGGAATTATCAATTTGCTGCCGATTACAGTTGCAACAATCCAAACCTCAATTCGCGCGCTCGGTGGTGAATACCATCAATTTGACGAAGAAGATGAAGACGATAAAACCGATATTACTGCAAACCGTGACGCAATTATCCAAATGATTGAATCGTACCCGGTTGTATTTTTCGATGAATGTCATCATATTCCCTCTGATACCTGTTATTCTATAGCCATGCAGACGAAACGAGCTGAGTTCCGTTACGGGTTGAGTGCTACTCCATATCGGGCAGATGGACATGACTTGCTTATTGAAGCTGCGCTAGGCGAGAAAATTATTAAAATTAATGCTTCTATGTTAATTGACGAAAAGTATCTGGTCCCGCCTCGAATATATTTTATTCCGGTTCCTTCAAACAATACCAACTATAAATCGTTTGACTATTCAACCATCTATCAGAATGAAATCGTTCACAATAAATTTCGAAATAAATTAATCGCAAAAAAAGCACGGCTATTGCTTAACCAAGGGCTAAGCGTTCTTATTTTGGTTCAACAGGTTGAACATGGGAAACTGCTTCTTCGATTACTTCCAGAAGCAACGTTTGTCCACGGTACGATTCCGATGCAAAAACGTAACCATATTTGGAACGAATTACGGTTAAAAAATATTAATCTTGTCATTGCGACTACGTTAGCCGATGAAGGACTCGATGTTCCTAATCTGAATGCGTTAATTCTCGCTAGTGGGGGGAGGTCCGAAACTCGCGCTCTTCAAAGGGTTGGCCGAGTTCTGCGGCGTTGCGAAGATAAAGAAGAAGCCATTATCATTGACTTTCTAGATTCTGCACCGTATTTAAAAGAGCATAGTAAAAACCGATGGAAAATATACCTCACCGAACCTAAATTTAGTATTACCGTCGAAAACGAGAAGAATATTATGAACGTATTCACTAATAAATCAGGTTTGATTAAGCAAAAGAAAGGTTTAATTTCTCATTCCAGATAA